CTGAGAACCTGTGTCGGCAAAGGGCTAGGTGGAGTGACCTGGCTGAAAATGTGCCACTGGAGAGAGTCCCCCAGGAGGGGCGGCTAGACTGCCTCCTTCTGCACTTGCGTGTCTGGCTTAGGGCTGGCGCTCTCTTGGTGaaattctttcccctccttctaCTCTACCCCCTCACTTACCTGGCTCCCAGTGTCTCCAGCCTCTGGCTCCACCTGCTTTTGAAAGCCACTGAGACCTCAGGCCCAACGTACATCAAACTGGGCCAGTGGGCCAGCACCCGGCGAGATCTCTTCTCGGAGGCTTTCTGTGCCCAGTTCTCCAAGCTGCATGTCCAGGTGACTCCCCATGCTTGGACTCACACTGAAGACTTCCTACGGGAGGCATTTGGGGAGGACTGGGGGCGGGTCCTCTGCTTTGAGAAGCAGGAACCTGTGGGCTCAGGCTGTGTGGCCCAAGTGTACAAAGCACGTGCCAATCCTGCCTTCCTGGAGAATGACAGCATCCAGAGACTTGCCAAGGCCTCCAGACTGCAGCCTTCTTCGGAAGCTGGGGCAGTCCGGGAACTGAGAGAGCACCTTGGACATCTGGGGAAGGTGTGGGGGCCTCAAGGAAGTCTTGCTGACCAGTCATTTCTAGAAAGGCTGCTCTTCCCTAAAGCTGACCTGGTTGGATCGAATGCAGTCTTGTCCCAGGCTTCAGGGCCCACCCACGGACCTGAGTCAGATCACCTCATCCCAGTGGCGGTGAAAGTAAGTGCTCTGATGTTTTCAGCCAGGCCCTTCCCATCTCTAAAATCTCACTGACTCCACAGAGCTGCCTAGATCAGGAACCCCACCCTGCCTTTGCAAATCACCCCACATTGCCTTCCATTGATGTCTATTAGCTTGACCATTATCTGAGTGCCTGTGGTGTGCAAGTTGTTTGATTTCTTGGCTGGAGGGAGAGGCGGTACGAATggtttgaaaaaggaaaaggaagagggctTGGAGTTTACTGCCTCTGAGGGTGGAGGACCCACCATCCAGCTGACCTCCTACTCGGGGATCAGGATAAATCCGAGACAGACTAGGTTAGGTGTGCTGGGGTGAGCCCAAGAGGGCGGAGTTCATTTTACAGAAGTGGCTCCCTTCGCTCTTCATTTCCGGTCACCCCTTCCTGGGCTCCATCAGAATTCTCAGACACAAGAGGCAAACACCTCAGAGCTCTCTTACCTGCTGGGGGTAAAAACCCTCCTCAGGGCGACTCacttcagacctactgaatcatcTTTCCAAGGGAGGAGCCTGGGCCTGGCTTTTTATAAATGCTGCAAGGGATTCACATGATCAGGCATGTTTGGGAGACACTGAACTAAAAAGGAGTGGATGCCTGCTGTATACCAGGAAATGGGCCTGTCATGCCAGATGcaacatttaatctttattagATGCCTGAAGTAAGCATGCTTTTCTTACACTTCATTCTCCAGTTTATTGCTAAAAGGATTTGAGGTGGAGGTAGGGCTATTGTCTGCATGTTTTAAACAGGAGGCTGACAGAGGTTGTGCAGCTTGGCCAGTTTCCTGTAGGAAATGAGTTACAGAACTGGAGCCTGAAACCAGAGCTCTCCATCCCACCTCAGGAGTTCTGTGCCTCTAGAGCAGTATTTTCCAGGCTTTAGACTACCTGACTCAGCTACCTGACGTACTCGGTCAAATGCAGATTCCCAGCCCCGCTCCCAGCCAGTCTGATTCAGCCGGTCTTGGAGGAGGCCTGGGAGTCCACATTTTCACCAAGCAACCCATGGTGACTTCTATGCTTGCTAATCAGTGGCTTGGGAGCCACTGATCTAAACTTACCGTATTTGGAAGGAAAAGCCCACCTATTCTTCCCAGAGAAGCTGAGTGCAGTGCAGGGGCGCTGCCTTCACATCTCCTCAGGGGAGGCAGGAGTATCCTGGGTGTTGGGACCGCTTGCCCTTTGCTTGATGAGAAGCTGGCTGACTCTCCACTGACAGGGGGACCCAGCTCTGCTGGGTGAGTGTGCCCTCCTGGCTGAGCCATCCCCTGTCTCGCCGTTCCTCTTCTTGGCAGGTGTTGCATCCTGGCCTGCTTGCTCAGGTGCAGATGGACCTGCTGCTGATGAAGATGGGCAGCCGGGTCCTTGCCCTTTTGCCAGGAGTCAAGTGGCTCAGTTTACCTGAGATTGTGGAGGAATTTGAGAAGCTCATGGTCCAACAGGTGAATTCTCCTTCCCTCTGTTGTAAATAGTACACAGTTTTTTGCCATTAGCAGTTGCTTAGCAAATGCTGAATGGATGAGTATTTTCCCAGTGTGTCATGGCTAATATAGTGTGTTAGTCAGGGTAGGTAAGGCTACCTGATAGAACAAAGAACATCTAAATCCTCATGACTTAATCTAACAGGGTTATTTCTTGCTTACATGAAAGTTCCATGCAGGTGAACTGAGGGAGAGAGTGGGAGCTTCACTCCATAGTTATTCAGGGACCCGATTTCCTTCCAAGTTTGTCATCTGGGGTCAGTGTGGAATGGGGAGAAAGACCAGGGAGGGTCATGTAAGAGATTCTGTGGCCAGTCTGGGAAGTGATGAACATCCCTTCTTTCCAGTCTACAAAGTCAGAGCTTTAATTACAAGCACCCAGTGTGACTACAAGGGAGCTTGGGGAATGCAGTCTTCCTTAGTGcctgggaggaaaaggaaatgagtcTGGTGGAACATGTAGTATTATCTGTGCCCTAGTCAATGGATGAATTCTTCTCCTGGAGGAGAAGAATGATTAGCAAAGTCACACACTGtgcctttgttttgctttgattcCAGGGCTGAATGCATAGACAAGGACCTCCTCCATGTCTGGGACCCCTGAGACACTTGTTTGAGTAGCCAGACTTGGTAAATCCGCTGGAAGTGGTCAGGGCTCCAAGCAGGCGTCTGTGCTGGCTTCCTGTGGTGGCACAGAATTGACAAGCTTTCAGAAGCAATGTGCCAAGTCTTCATTTATGTCATCTGATTTAGGGTTTTAAGTCCCAGGGATGCGTTCTGATGTTTAGAAAGCTTTGCTTTATGCTATGGAGTTGTATAGTTTcagtaatgaaagaaaactaaaacaaagaaaaatagcttCTATTCCAACACCCATCTTGGCATTAATTACTCTCAGTTCTGCCACCCACCTGAGCTTCGGTTCCCCTTCTAGAAGTCTGATAGACATCGTGCGATCCCATCACTTCAAGCTTGAGTCTCTCTATCTCACCCCATTTTGCCTCAAAAATGAACTCTTCCTACCAGCTGGAGGTCTCGTAGTCCCATCATGTTCTCAGGCTTGAAACCTTAAGAGTCTGAGTGTGTGTTGAGGGGTGTATGTTCATTTACAAATGCATGCGACATTTATTAAGAACTCTACTAGAAGTTGGTGAGAAAACAAGAGATTTTCTGGTCCTCGAGGAATACatagcaggaggaggagggcatgACATTAAATACTTGCAGAAAAAGTGTGATCAGAGTTACAATAGGAGACTCCACAGTTTTAGTTGGGTTCAGTTGGGGCTCAAGAGAGAAGTGGTCATTCCACCCTGAGGGTCAAGACTCCCTGGGCTTGAGCTGAGTCCTGAAAGGGGAGTGTTTGCAGTTGGGTGAAAcgggggaagaacattccagtcATGCGGAGtaaagaagggaaatgagaagGAGAGGTGACCGGCAGGCTGGGATGTCCAGCACTCTGCTGGTTGGGTGAAGGCAAAGTTTTgggcagtggaggaaggaggaagcatcACAAGAGATGGACctggagagaggagcagggccaAACCATGACCCACCTTGGCTGTCATCCTAACGAACAAAGACTCCATCCTGCAGGTAGTAGGCGAGGCCCAGCAGGTGGACTGGAGAGCAGGAAGATAGGGGACAGGGAGCCCAACTAAGACAGCTCTGTTAGGGTTCAGGTGACTGGTTTCGAGTCACCTTAGGAAGAGCAGTGGGAAGGAAAAGGGGCACAGATCTGAGAGCTGTTAGGGCTGCAGAGTTGATGGCGCTGAGTCTCCCGTgggtgtggagggaaggggagaaggagtaATCTGCAGTGACTCGCAGGGGAATGGGAGGGGGCGAAGGTACATTCATTTAGACATCGAGTTTAAGAGTCTCTGGGCTTCCCCAGGGCGACGTCCAGATGTACTTGGATATCTAAGTCCAGAGACTGGAAGAGGGGTGTGGACAGGAGATCAGGTTCTGGCATCAGGAGGTGCTACTGAGGACacgaggggtggggagaggtagcTGGTGAAGGTCTGGAGCTGAGTGAGCTCAGCATCCAGGGGCACAcggaggaggaaggacaggggACCAGACCGAGGAGGAACGGTTGGAGAGGTGGCAGAAGGACCGGGGAGAGTGAAAAGCAGGCGCCAACGGAAGATCTGTTTGGGAAGAATGGGGTCACCAACAGCACCAGTCCCAGGGGCCCAGAGAGCTAACAAGGATAAAAACAGGGCTGCTGGGGAGTTCAGGGAGAGCGGCGTCAGTGTAGCTGAGTGATGGACATGGACCTCGCCAGAGGCACGGAGCTGGAGGGCaggctggtggagggaggggggctgcagggaggtggagggaggcaaCCAAGCTAAACCCctgagagatggggaaggggtcCATCAGCCAGTGTGAAGGGGTGAGGGGCAGCAAAAGAATAATGGAGGAGCAGTGAAGCCCAGTTCACATTGGGGGTCGGGACTTCTGGGACAGTCCTCAGCCACAGaatgccttcccctccctctgagTTTCCTGGTAGTTTTGCAGGAGAAGTAGGGGGAAGGCAGGTGGATCTTGTGGCTTGCTAGCTCTTGGGGGCTTCAGATTTGCTGTCCCTGGGCCCAGGCTACCCTCTCCCTCatctcttctctccatttccctgtAGATCGACCTGCGTTACGAAGCTCGGAATCTAGAACACTTCCAGTGCAACTTCCTAAATGTGAATTCTGTCAAATTCCCCACCCCTCTGCGTCCCTTTGTCACCAGGGATGTCTTGGTGGAAACATATGAAGTAAGAGTAAGAGCTTCCCTGGCCGCGCCTTTTACTCACAGCCAGGCCATCTCCGCTCCGCAGGAAGGCTCGAGTCTACAAAGACAAAAGCCAAGAGAGCATGTGATtactgtctgtaaaatggagaggagTTTGGATGTGGCATGAGGGTGAAAGGTAGTGTAGTGAGTTGGCTGAGAGCCTGGCCCGGGCCTCAGACTATCTGGATTTGAACATCTCCTCTGCCCTTGCATTTGCTGGGTGACCTCAGTTCCCTCCTATATAACAGTGGCAACCGTTCCTGCCTCTTAGGGTTGTCCCAGGGGTCAATGACACATGGAATGCAGAATGCCCTCCGCAGGGTGTGCCCAGAGAAATTGCTCAACAGTATTTCTGTCCTGGCCTTAGCTGTCTCCTGGTCCAGCCTCCTTTGTAGAGATAATGAGATCCAGAGGAGTGACCTGAATGACTCActgttactagctgtgtgacctcgagcaacttacttaaactctctgggctttagttcttttatttcctcattagGGATAACAAGAGCTATCTCAATAGGCTGCTTTGACAATTAAATAACAACCTAGAGGAAATGCTTGACtacttcccctttcttctctcttccttttctttttcctctccattttcctGCTGAGGGTCACAGACCTCATTCATGTTCCTCTTGGCAGATTCTTGACCAGAAATAAGCTCTCCCTGACATGATAGCATCTTTTCCCTGTGGGTGGCCGTCAATAGGTTTCCTCCCTAATAAACCTAtgggatttgttttcttttgagaagTACTGTAGAAGGGGAATGTCAATGAGTTAAAGTTAACTAATGGGTTACAGATTCACAGGGGTGCTAAGAAAGGAAAACCTCATTGGGTCACTTCCCAGTCAGCAGGCGGGTAGCGCTGATGTGTCCTGCGGGGCTGAGGAGCCTGGGCAGTCGTGGGCTGTGCAGGGTAAAGCTGTCCTTTCTCTGATCTTCCTCAAAGGAGAGTGTGCCTGTGTCCAGTTACCAGCAAGCAGGGATTCCCATCGACGTGAAGAGGAAGATAGCGCAGCTGGGGATCAACATGCTCCTGAAGATGGTGAGCTCATGCCCAGGGGAGGGTGCTCAGCCCAGCCTGCGGGGGAACTGTGTGTGCAGAGAGGGCGGGGATGCTGTGCGGCTAGGCAGCTGCTGCCGGGTCAAGAGGGATCATCTCTAGAGATAGCCGAGCTGACCCGTATGTCCATCCTTCTACAGCTGTTGAGCACTTTCTCAGTGCCAGGCGCTCTGTCACCGAGTGAGGTGCCTTGGGAAGATTGGGCAAGGAGCCACATGTGTGGTCAGAGAGTTGGAGGGAAGAAACGAGGTAACCGAGGTGGATCTGTGAGGGCTGAGGCAGGTGGCAAACGTGAGGCAGAGGTGAGAACGGGTCCTCCAAGCAGGATGGTGGTGTGGTGCAAGCACACAGCACGGGAGGCTGTAAGCCAGGTGCTCGGGCAGAGGAGCCCAGGGTGAGGGAGGAGTGGTGGCTGAGCAGCCCTGACTTCACCTCCAGCCCCGGGGCCCATGGGTGTTGAGGGTCAGCAGCCCCCATCCAAGGGGCTCCTAGAGAAGTGGGATTGTTTTGGGAGAGCTGGGTTTCCACTGTCAGTCCAGTGGAAGCTCAGTGGGGAGAGGACTTTGCCCCAGTAAAGAGGGCTCTGAGGGGCACTGTGGGGAGGGTACAGGGGGGAGTAGCCAGGGGAGAAGCAGCCCCGAGGAGTGGGGAGATCATGGGAGGCTTCAGCTCGTGGGCTCAAGGATGGGGGGAAAAACCAAGGGCTTAGCTGACAGCCAGGTTGCCAGGAGATTCTGTCCCAGGGTCAGGGGTCAGCCAGCCTTTGGTGACCATGTCCTGCAGGTGTGCAGGCCTGGCTTCCTCAGTTCCCAGGATTTTCACCAGGGTAAcagcctccctcacctccagcagAACCAGGATAGGGACGAGGAAGGTCTCCCTGTGATATGCTGCCATGTTAGCCACGAGGGATGGGGTCTTTAGCCTGCATCCAGTAGCACGAGGGGCCCTGTGTCGGCCGGGAGGAGTCCCCCAAGAGCCTCTCCAAGCAGTGGCTGTTCCGTGCCTCTGCCCTGGGTCTCTCCTTCTCCGTATAGAAGGTTTGCTGGTGGTTTCTCTGACCACTGAGATCACCTTTCACAGGAGGCAGATTCCTGTTTCAGAAATCCCAGTCCCTGGGGATTTCTTTCTTGTTCAGCAGGTTCAAAGCCATTTCTCCCAGGCTACCTAATTCCATGTGCCAGTATGGCTGTCAGAATCACAGTTAGACTTCAGTATGTGTACAGATGGAGATAATGGAGGCAAAGTCCAattcttatgaaatatttttaaagaaaggaagttctatgaattttaagaaCTGAGAGATTTGGGGAAAATCTTTAgacaatgaataattatttttaatttgaatattaattGTTCAAATCATAGttaaaaataagtcttttgtttttggggggtaaataggtttatttacttatttgtctttttttttaatttttaaattttatttatttgggggcagataattaggtttatttatttatttatttatttatttatttttaggggaggtattagggattgaatccaggacttcgtgcatgctaagcatgtactctaccactgagctatacccttttcccccaaaataaatcttttaaaatgcagtttggtCTTTGATTTTCATGTTCCCCTATGATCTTTTAATActctttactttgaaaataacttttcttttgaaaacatcaACCTGGCATGTTCCTGTACAAATTCTGAACTGATGGTATCAAGCATCGTGGCTTTTCTTTTGAGAAGAAATGTACACCTCTCTGCCTTATAATTGATCACCGGGAACTCGCTGTCATCCTGGAAGCTTTTCTGCGTGTGGCCTGGTGGTGATGGGTGGGTGAGGCTGACTTAGCCTGGAATAGCACTGATCTCTTCCCAGATTTTTGTGGACAATTTCGTCCATGCGGACCTTCACCCTGGGAACATCCTGGTCCAGGGCGCAGATGGCCTTCCCAACAGTCAGGAGGCGCGGCTGCAGCAGGTGGATGTCTGTGACGCGCTGGCGGTGGCTGTGACACCTGCCCGGTGCCCGCTGCGCCTGGTTCTGCTGGACGCCGGCATCGTGGCGGAGCTGCGGGCCGCCGACCTGAGGAACTTCCGGGCCGTCTTCATGGCCGTGGCAATGGGGCAGGTAAGACCCACTAGGCCCTCGGGATCTGAGGCCGAATTTTTTTAGGCTCTTGGGAACCACAAGGCTCCTCAGCATTTGTCATTCTTGTAAATGCCTGCATTTGCCAAGGGTTCTCCTGATGGAAATGGGAGGAGCAGAGTGAGGGGGacggagagaggaggaagaggggcagaggaAAGAAGCCACTTGAGGGCTAGTCAGAATGGGCTCGTTCCAAGCAGCTTGTGGTTTGGGACGATGGGAAGAAACGCCTCCTTTCCAGATGCTGTTGTGCTGgtggtttctcttccttcttcagtAAGTGTCCAGTCGGGCCCTGGGAACGCTAGCTTCTTGCCTGAATGTCGGCCGCCCTGGTCTGGGCTGTTTGCTGCAGGAAGCTGGGGCTGGTGAGAAGCAGCGGCACAGGGAACTTGTTCTCCAGGTGCTGGAAGACATGCGGGGatctggggcaggggcggggtgaGGGCGCGAATGGTTTTAACCCTGCACCCCGTGGCTCTGAGGGGCTCCAGTGGTTGAGAATTATTATGTTGCAAAAGGGGTTCAGCAAAGCCTCTACTGAGTCAACCTAAAGTGCCACATCAAGGATGACAGTGAATTCTCCAGCAAGAAAGACCCTAGGAAAGAGAGAGCGTGGAGGGGAAGGCAAAATTCAGGGGAATCCCTGCTTAGGGGGCAAACCAGAGGCTTGAGCCAGAGTGAGTCTGAAAGTGTTCCCTGGGTCAAGGTTAAACATCAAGGTGCAGTGGTGGGGGGGTGCTCCTCTGCACAGGTTTGGGCAAAGGAGGAAGGTCACAGCTGAGGAGGAAGAGCTAGGCTTCTGGGCCATGCTGCAGGAGGTAAAAGGCATTAGCGATGAGGGTGGGTGTTTGGGGAGACCGTAGTGGCTTTGATCAGGGgcatggggtggaggaggagcgAGAAGGCTGGGGCACAGATGCGGGGTCAGCTGTGAGCAGGGAATTCTGCTCAGGCAGGAAGACAGCCAACGAGGAGAGTCTAGCTTGGCGGCAGGACCTGGTGGCTCGTGCCAGGCTGGTTGGTCAGCAGTGCCATGTGGAGTGTGAGCAGCAGGGCCCTGGCTTTGCCGCTGGGCCTCTGTGGTCTTGGAAGCAAAGCAGACAGTGCAGCTCCTTCCCCTGACTGTGCTAAGCCCAGGTGGGGCCTCACCGACCAAGAGAGGCTTCCAAAGACCCTGGTCAGTTACCAGGTatttgggggttggggtgggggtagagtTAAAAAAGGATGGATGGCCAAAAGCAGGATGGTAGAAGAATTAGCATGGAAACAGCAGGATATGAAGAAGTTTGGGCAGAGCATCTAGTTTTATGCCCTCTTGACTCTGCTGAGTTTTTTCCTTTGCATCTCCCAGGGCCAAAGAGTGGCGGAGCTCATCCTGCATCACGCCCGGGCCAGCGAGTGCAAGGATGTGGAGGGATTCAAGGCCGAGATGGCCAGGCTGGTGACCCAGGCCAGGAAGGATACCATCACCCTGGAAAAGGTGAGCTGGCCACTTGAGGGCCAGGGGCCTTGGGGTGTTGGCTGACCTTGCCCTTGGACAGAGCAAACCCGAGGTCTAAGAAAGACCTCTTCACGGGGAGAGACTCGAGGTGGGTTGAGTTTTAAGGCAGATAAAGAAGAAACCTTTTCCTCTGCCTCACAAATTTTCCAGGTGTGAGGAGGCCCACTGAGATCCCTGGTTCTCAAGAGTGGCTCCTTGACCAGGCTCTCCCAGGTGGCTGCTGGGCTGGTGACATTTGTAGTGGGGCAACCGCTCCCTGACTGGGGTGTAGGTGTTCTGCTGCTTCATCTACATGGAGCTCAGCTGAGCAagggggggtggagtggggagggaggaatgaggcCCCTGAGCAGACAAGGGACATACCCAAAGTTCACGTCCTTTATTTAGATCTGAACCAGAGCCCGCTTTGTATTCTACACACAGTTCTGACAAACCTGACTTTTCTTCCCAAACTCATTCCCAAGTCCACAGTAGCAGGAGCAAGTCAGAACAAGAGGTGGCCCACTGGCAGTGAGGCGTGGCCGCTGGCCCCCTGGCACTACTCATCTTATTTATTCAAATGTGATTTTTGTGGGTGCTGGGAGCGCTGGGGGAGAAGCCTCAAGGCTGATCCTTCTGAAGGGGGTCTTTGAACTCAGTTGTGAGATGGGAGATGGGCTTCTGGGCATGCAGTCCTTTCTGGGATTTGTCAGGCAGTCCGTTTcccactcactggctgtgtgtgtgtgtgtgtgtgtgtgtgtgtgtgtctctgtgtgtgtgtgtctgtgtgcgtgtgtctgtgtgtgtgtgtgtgtctctgtgtgtgcgtgtgtctgagAGCACATATGGGACAGGGGCCTGCAAGGGAGAGAAGTGGGTCCGGGGGCTCTGCCGtcatctttattctgttttccagcTTCAAGTTTCCAGCCTTCTCTCGAATGTCTTTAAGTTACTGATGACTCACAAGGTGAGGCCCCAGGCGGAGAAGGACGCTGTGCTCCaggcaggctggaggggaggtgTCGGGGGAAGGCTGGTGGCTTGAGGGTGGTGACAGGTACTTCTCTGTAAGAGAtctcatttttgaaaacattctGCACACCGATCTGTTTGGTGAAGAGTGCAGTTTCTATTTCCTGACGGGTATGGCAGGGTCCTTCCTTGGTCACACTGTTAGTCTGTGTACCAGCAGTCTTTGCAGTCTAAGTACCTGTGACACTTAACtgtagaaaaatgtatttgcaaacGTAAAAACAGTCCAACTCAGGCTCTTCATGCCTTTTCCCTCCTCAGTTCACATTAATGATGCTTGGTATTAACGTCCTGGGTGCCATGAAGCCCTGGGGTCACTGGCGGCCCAAGGGCAGGTACCTCCTATCTGGGTGTGTTCAGGCCCCAGAGGGACTGTCttggcctctgcctcctgccccaggcccttgGAGGGAGGTGGCCTCAAGGTTCTTCACCTTGGCCTTTGCCTTGGCTCTGTGTCCTTGTGATGGAATGTGGTGTTGGGccacttttcaaaataaagctgCTTAGCCAAGCGTATAAGGtgttgagggtggggaagggaagagtcTCATCTGAAGATGGCCTTTCCTCTCACCTCTCTTGAGGTTCTGCAATCTGATAAGGAAACACTGTGTGAAAAAGGCAGCCATCTGGTAAGGATCATAACAGAATCAAGAGTCAGAAAGTTGTCTGGTCCAGGCCTTCCTCCCACAGAAGGTGCAAAAGGAGGCAGGGCGGTCCACTTGTCAGGTCAGGCCCGGGGGAAGCCGGGATGTGACATGTCACCAGTGCTCtcagtccagtgctctttcttctgcttcaaaACTACTGCTTGGGTCAAAGCAGGCACACAGACTAAGGGACCCCCAAGCATGCTGTGGACTCAGGACGGTAAGAGGGCGATAGCTAGCACGTGTGGGAAGCTGCCGCCTGGGACCTCATTTAAATCTCAGGAACAGCTCCCCGGGGCAGGTCTGATCTCTGCTGTATCCTCCCCACAGGGAGACTGGGCACAGAAAGGCCAAGTCACTCCCTTAGTCCCCCCGACTGTGCCCGAGGGAGCCCAGGTCTGCACCCCTGTCTCTCTGACTCCAGGGCTGGCTGTGTTGGCAGGGTTTTTGGTGAAAAACTTTATGCTTTCCAAAGCTTTTCccaagttctatttttaaaaaatgacttaaatatcACTTTAGGTTGGGGAAAGCGTTCCTCATTGCTAGGAAGGTTGGCTTGGAGAGAACACACACTCCTGCATGGGACGTGGAGCAGAGGCTGAGCTCACACCCAGCTCTGAGCTGCCCAAGCATCTCCAAGCCCACAGGGCACCATGAGGGCCATATGAGGCCGTGACAACAGTAGCTGTGTGCCACAAGCTCCCTCTACGCACCCTGAGGCACCTAGTTTAGCTGTGTAACATCTATTAGTATCCGAGTTAATCCCCAGAAGATTACTCAAGGCCAGCACCAAGCAACTCGCCCACGGCTACCCGGCCCCAGTCACAGTGCCTGACTCAGTGGCCGCAGCCTGACCACACAGCCCCGGCTCCCAGCTGTTCTCTGGCCTCCTGTGCTCTCATCGGCACACAGCCTTCCTTACACACTGCGTGGGACACAGAGTTACACGAGCACTTAAACGTTTGCTGTTGTCATTGTGATTCCCAGGACGGGAGAGCAGAGAGAGCGCCCACTACAGTTACTGTATTCAAGGACTCCACTGGGCActtaatttaacataattttttaaaaagtttaactatggttaaaaaaatatataaaatttacccCTACCCATCCCCACACAGTTCAGTAGTGTTGaccacattcacattgttgtgtaacaGATCTctagatctctagaactttctcattttgcagaATTAAAACTCTGTACCCTCTGAACAACagctccccatttctctctccccccagcccctggcagccagcatcctactttctgtttccatgatTTTGATGACTCTAGATTTCCCATATAAGTAGAATCGTATGGAATTTGTcgttctgtgactggcttatttcacgcaACATAATGTTCttgaggttcatctgtgttgtagcaggtggcagggtttctttctttttaaagacaaaatcatattcacacatatatgtatatatacacacaccatattttctttattcgtttgtcctttgatggacatttgggccaCCTCTACCTCTTGGCTACCatgaacaatgctgcaatgaacacaggtgtgcaaatatctctttgagatcctgctttcaatttttttggatatttacctggaagtgggattgctaggttatatggttctttaaaaaattgagctatagttgatttacatgtagtatttttttagtttttgaggacgcaccatactgttttccatagcactcacttttacattcccaccatcactGTACTTAGTTCCCGGCTCTTCACACAGTCACCAAAGcttgttttttctgttgttttttttttttaatggccgtCCTAATgggagtgaggtgatacctcattgtcattTTCACTGCAGttttctaatgattagtgatgttcagcaccttttcatgtgttctTTGGCCatttctatatcttctttggagaatgtctATCCAAATGGCACttaattgttaaataaaacatttgacaGAAACATAGAGGTAGAAATAATATGACAAACACTGAAGAACTCAACACTCAGCTTAAGAATGAAAGCATAGTGTCAAAGCTCCGGGTCCCCCACCCTGCACACAGCCTGTGTGGGTCCTCTGTCCACCCTCTGTCCATCCTTCACGTCCTGGCTGGAAGTGCCCGAGCCACCCACAACATGCTGCTTTCTCCTAATCAGCCTATCTGACCCCCGCAGACAACTTCAGGCTTTAACCAAGA
The Camelus ferus isolate YT-003-E chromosome 7, BCGSAC_Cfer_1.0, whole genome shotgun sequence genome window above contains:
- the ADCK2 gene encoding uncharacterized aarF domain-containing protein kinase 2 isoform X5 codes for the protein MVIPWRFSVRVCLSHLRSFELRKELGLLRLSGCSHKARLCWLLLGTLPKLISAYEDVGDKVPENLCRQRARWSDLAENVPLERVPQEGRLDCLLLHLRVWLRAGALLVKFFPLLLLYPLTYLAPSVSSLWLHLLLKATETSGPTYIKLGQWASTRRDLFSEAFCAQFSKLHVQVTPHAWTHTEDFLREAFGEDWGRVLCFEKQEPVGSGCVAQVYKARANPAFLENDSIQRLAKASRLQPSSEAGAVRELREHLGHLGKVWGPQGSLADQSFLERLLFPKADLVGSNAVLSQASGPTHGPESDHLIPVAVKVLHPGLLAQVQMDLLLMKMGSRVLALLPGVKWLSLPEIVEEFEKLMVQQIDLRYEARNLEHFQCNFLNVNSVKFPTPLRPFVTRDVLVETYEESVPVSSYQQAGIPIDVKRKIAQLGINMLLKMIFVDNFVHADLHPGNILVQGADGLPNSQEARLQQVDVCDALAVAVTPARCPLRLVLLDAGIVAELRAADLRNFRAVFMAVAMGQGQRVAELILHHARASECKDVEGFKAEMARLVTQARKDTITLEKLQVSSLLSNVFKLLMTHKVKLESNFASIVFAIMVLEGLGRSLDPKLDILEAAKPFLLKGPMTPR
- the ADCK2 gene encoding uncharacterized aarF domain-containing protein kinase 2 isoform X8, translated to MVIPWRFSVRVCLSHLRSFELRKELGLLRLSGCSHKARLCWLLLGTLPKLISAYEDVGDKVPENLCRQRARWSDLAENVPLERVPQEGRLDCLLLHLRVWLRAGALLVKFFPLLLLYPLTYLAPSVSSLWLHLLLKATETSGPTYIKLGQWASTRRDLFSEAFCAQFSKLHVQVTPHAWTHTEDFLREAFGEDWGRVLCFEKQEPVGSGCVAQVYKARANPAFLENDSIQRLAKASRLQPSSEAGAVRELREHLGHLGKVWGPQGSLADQSFLERLLFPKADLVGSNAVLSQASGPTHGPESDHLIPVAVKESVPVSSYQQAGIPIDVKRKIAQLGINMLLKMIFVDNFVHADLHPGNILVQGADGLPNSQEARLQQVDVCDALAVAVTPARCPLRLVLLDAGIVAELRAADLRNFRAVFMAVAMGQGQRVAELILHHARASECKDVEGFKAEMARLVTQARKDTITLEKLQVSSLLSNVFKLLMTHKVKLESNFASIVFAIMVLEGLGRSLDPKLDILEAAKPFLLKGPMTPR
- the ADCK2 gene encoding uncharacterized aarF domain-containing protein kinase 2 isoform X9, whose amino-acid sequence is MVIPWRFSVRVCLSHLRSFELRKELGLLRLSGCSHKARLCWLLLGTLPKLISAYEDVGDKVPENLCRQRARWSDLAENVPLERVPQEGRLDCLLLHLRVWLRAGALLVKFFPLLLLYPLTYLAPSVSSLWLHLLLKATETSGPTYIKLGQWASTRRDLFSEAFCAQFSKLHVQVTPHAWTHTEDFLREAFGEDWGRVLCFEKQEPVGSGCVAQVYKARANPAFLENDSIQRLAKASRLQPSSEAGAVRELREHLGHLGKVWGPQGSLADQSFLERLLFPKADLVGSNAVLSQASGPTHGPESDHLIPVAVKVLHPGLLAQVQMDLLLMKMGSRVLALLPGVKWLSLPEIVEEFEKLMVQQIDLRYEARNLEHFQCNFLNVNSVKFPTPLRPFVTRDVLVETYEESVPVSSYQQAGIPIDVKRKIAQLGINMLLKMLLSTFSVPGALSPSEVPWEDWARSHMCGQRVGGKKRGNRGGSVRAEAGGKREAEVRTGPPSRMVVWCKHTAREAVSQVLGQRSPG